The sequence AGTTTTTGTTGTTTGCATTGGGATTCTATACTTGAAAATCAAGTTAGCATTAAGTCAACAGCAACGTTTTTCCATAAGTAGTAGTAGAATAAACGTAAAGAGGCTTTCAGTTTTGTCCGACGTAGACATACTTTAGCTATCTTCGATTAGTCGTCCTTTGGACCAATTGGTATCCTTCGACAGGTCTCTTGTCtcctctccccccccccccccccccccccccccccacataCATCATCGTTCGAGATGACCCCATCCTATTAACCAACTCCCATCTTGTTTCATTTTTTGGTATcttcagtttttattttaactaaactTCACAATGATCATAACTAAACGTTTACCGGTTAATTAATATGGCTAACTCCTGTTCCAGTTGAGAGGGCTTACCGGTTAATTAACATGACTAAACGTTTCATTAATTTGACTTGTGTGTTTCACCGGCTACACACAAAAAGTAATACTACTACATTATAATTCAGATCTGAAACACATATACTTGTATTGTATATAACTAAACACATATAACTTGATCATGAGCGCCTGCTCAATTAATCCGATGCTTTTTCATTAAGAAAATTAACTAATAGTTTACCCTTTTAATTTCACGTTTACGATTGACATGCAATCAATATATAGCCGAACTGGCCAGCGGGAAAAGGGGACATGCTCTTTTCCCATGCAACTTATCTATGCACAttcacctatatatatatatataaatatatacttaattATGCACCAACCCATACGTTGCTACTtagtatatatatctatgtaccAAAGCATGTTTATATGCTCTCTATAACACAGGCATTGTGTGTTTGAGGAATATTGAAGAAATGGTCACGTCGCTAAAATATAAACGACATGGTTTTAGAGCTGCATTTTTCCTTGTTAACATCTTCTCTTCACTCCTATATCCACACTGCATGTCTGGTATGAACATATCCGTCTCCCTGATAGAATTttctctttattaaaaaaagaaaactcataTATGAAGTTATCTCTGATTTATATGTACAAGCAGGCGCTCATGATCAACAACTAAAGATGAAGGAATCGGTTATTGGTTCAGAGCCTCCTGCGTGTGGAAACAAGTGCCTGAATTGCAAGCCTTGCCTTCCTTATCTATTTGACATTCATGGTGCtcatgatgataatgatgatcgCGAACCATACTATCCGGTAAAGTGGATGTGTAGATGCCAGGAAAAGATATTTGAACCTCAAGAATAGTATCTATACATACATTATGTTTGTAGTGCTTGTGTTGATTGTCATGGATGTTCATGAATCCTGATGATCCCATCAATGATGGTTCATCGTTATCTTTCGAGATTAAACAATcttataatatgtaaacatttcATTGTCTCAAATTTTGCATGTGTGTTTCTTTAGAGCATACACATCAGTAGAACCCAGgtaacgtttttaaaaattgaaaaattaatatttttatttagaaaacaaTTGTCCGACGAAAAATAGACATATGGGTGCAGAGTCTCAAAAATGTAAGAAATGTATCTTTATAGCACCGTATTAGCACCTTTATCGGTGAGTATGTAAAATATGGGTTCTATACAAATAATACTGATATTTAAATGCGACTGAATtgctaaattttgttttaataattgtttaaaaattaagCCATTTACAAACAAACACATGGCATAACAAATTGTTGTGGGGTTCTAAAACTATGTTGTTTTTTTAGATACGATTGTGTCTAAAAGTCActtttataatttctttttattttttctttttatggttTAGATACCATACGAATATCTCCTATTGCAGTTgctcttagagcatcattatccatTGTCCTTAAAATGGTGTccttatgattttttattgttattttaagcTTAGGACATTTGTAAGGACTTTGTGTTGAAATGATGATTATTGGTGGGACTTAATCTTGGtccttaggattttttttttttaaataattagtaacatatatataagataaaacttATTTccattttacatatttaatataacacACAAATTATCGAAAACATACATAGAGAATTAAAAGCAAACACATATTTTATTCAATTCATAGAAACTTTAAAATTACATTGGGAGATGTCCAAATTTATCCCATATATTTTCAACCAAATGTGCTTTTAATTGGTGATGGCCTGGTGTATCCCGAACATCTGCTCGACGTCCCAATGTAGCACCGAGATTTGTAGGTCGTCTGACTACAAAAGTGGgatcctcatcttctccttgttCAAATACTGATGCGTTTCCGTAGGAATCTCGTTCatcttcgacaatcatattatggagtatgatacatgctctcataatatttcctattttgtttttatcccATAAATTAGACGGATTTCTAACAACCGCGAATCTAGCTTGCAGGACTCCGAAGGCACGCTCAACATCTTTACGCACAAATTCTTGGTGTTTAGCAAATAAACAATGTTTTGGACCTTGTGGGAGtcggatagattgaataaaagtagcccatttcggataaataccatcggcgagatagtaagccaaatcgTACTCCCTTCCGTTGACATGGAAATTGACTTCCGGAGCGTTTCCgttaataatgtcatcaaaaacaggtgatctATCAAGTatattaagatcgttcatagtacctggagctccaaaaaatgtgtgccatatccagaggtcTTGTGAAGCTACCGCCTCCAACACAATTGTGGGTTTTCCGGttcctcgtgaatacattcctttccaagcggctgggcaattcttccactcccaatgcatacagtcgatgcttccaatcATTCCTGGAAATCCACGTTGTTGTCCAATATATAGTAGCCTTTGCAGATCCTCCGGTGTTGGACGTCTTAGGTAGTAATCGCCAAACAACTGAATTATTCCGGCGGTAAAATGGTGCAGACAATTTCTAGCTGTTGTTTCACCCATCCGGATATATTCGTCAA is a genomic window of Brassica napus cultivar Da-Ae chromosome A2, Da-Ae, whole genome shotgun sequence containing:
- the LOC125586257 gene encoding uncharacterized protein LOC125586257 isoform X1 → MGSSSHYHYHREDDDDEFETMVEEFLQIPDTTPEPRRRKKRIHIERNREEGHMKLWNDYFSDTPTFPHNIFRRRFRINKTLFMGIVHRLSQEIEYFQPKEDAAGRSSLSLLQKCTAALRQLAYGGAADAVDEYIRMGETTARNCLHHFTAGIIQLFGDYYLRRPTPEDLQRLLYIGQQRGFPGMIGSIDCMHWEWKNCPAAWKGMYSRGTGKPTIVLEAVASQDLWIWHTFFGAPGTMNDLNILDRSPVFDDIINGNAPEVNFHVNGREYDLAYYLADGIYPKWATFIQSIRLPQGPKHCLFAKHQEFVRKDVERAFGVLQARFAVVRNPSNLWDKNKIGNIMRACIILHNMIVEDERDSYGNASVFEQGEDEDPTFVVRRPTNLGATLGRRADVRDTPGHHQLKAHLVENIWDKFGHLPM
- the LOC106418686 gene encoding EPIDERMAL PATTERNING FACTOR-like protein 8, whose translation is MVTSLKYKRHGFRAAFFLVNIFSSLLYPHCMSGAHDQQLKMKESVIGSEPPACGNKCLNCKPCLPYLFDIHGAHDDNDDREPYYPVKWMCRCQEKIFEPQE